Proteins encoded by one window of Streptacidiphilus sp. PB12-B1b:
- a CDS encoding NADP-dependent oxidoreductase: MSTPPSTPTMRAVIQDRFGGPEVLRVAQVPRPAPLPTEVLVRVHAAGINPVDWKTRAGSGMAQVLGEPPFTLGWDVSGVVEEIGFGVTTLKPGDEVYGMPWFPRAAGGYAEYVTAPARQFARKPAALGHEQAAAVPLAALTAWQALVDTADLRPGQRVLVHAAAGGVGHFAVQFAKHLGAHVIGTASARSHDWLTKLGADELVDYTAVRFEDVIDDVDVVIDLVGDGHDRTSTRSLQVLRPGGLLVAVPAGVSAELGEAAEARGVRVSAFLVEPDGPALTHIAGLVDAGAVAVEVEEVFPLEQVGQAHSRGETCRTRGKLVLRVAP; this comes from the coding sequence ATGTCCACTCCCCCGTCCACGCCCACCATGCGCGCCGTGATCCAGGACCGCTTCGGCGGCCCGGAGGTGCTGCGGGTGGCGCAGGTGCCCCGGCCCGCGCCGCTGCCGACGGAGGTCCTGGTGCGGGTGCACGCCGCCGGGATCAACCCGGTGGACTGGAAGACCCGCGCCGGCTCCGGCATGGCCCAGGTGCTCGGCGAGCCGCCGTTCACCCTCGGCTGGGACGTGTCCGGGGTGGTGGAGGAGATCGGTTTCGGGGTGACCACTCTCAAGCCCGGGGACGAGGTCTACGGCATGCCGTGGTTCCCCCGCGCGGCCGGCGGCTACGCCGAGTACGTCACCGCACCGGCCCGCCAGTTCGCCCGCAAGCCCGCCGCGCTCGGGCACGAGCAGGCGGCCGCCGTACCGCTGGCCGCGCTGACCGCCTGGCAGGCCCTGGTGGACACCGCCGACCTGCGTCCCGGCCAGCGGGTGCTGGTCCACGCTGCCGCGGGCGGGGTGGGGCACTTCGCCGTCCAGTTCGCCAAGCACCTGGGCGCGCACGTCATCGGCACCGCCAGCGCCCGGAGCCACGACTGGCTGACCAAGCTCGGCGCGGACGAGCTCGTCGACTACACCGCCGTCCGGTTCGAGGACGTCATCGACGACGTCGACGTGGTCATCGACCTGGTGGGCGACGGCCACGACCGCACCAGCACCCGCTCGCTCCAGGTGCTGCGCCCCGGCGGCCTGCTGGTCGCGGTCCCGGCCGGGGTCTCCGCCGAGCTGGGCGAGGCGGCGGAGGCTCGCGGCGTCCGGGTCAGTGCCTTCCTGGTGGAGCCCGACGGCCCGGCGCTGACCCACATCGCCGGGCTCGTGGACGCCGGGGCCGTGGCGGTGGAGGTCGAGGAGGTGTTCCCGCTGGAGCAGGTGGGCCAGGCCCACAGCCGGGGCGAGACCTGCCGCACCCGGGGCAAGCTGGTGCTGCGGGTGGCCCCCTGA
- a CDS encoding YhgE/Pip domain-containing protein, with amino-acid sequence MATGFPARAPGPDASAGRVLRRWKLWIAPGVLSALAVLLLSLLYMGGILTPTSSLHRLPIALVDADTGAPLPGQATDLGAQVSAAILGSSPAGQVQWRQVGAAEAQDQLASGRVYGALLIPPGFTAEVARLTTGQATVRPTLTVLTNPGSGSLGSSLASQITQKAAGQASAAIGKQLSTSPALAGADATTRLLLADPVAVVTTVGHPIGAHSGLGLTAFYYTLLLVLGGFISANVVHSAVDTSLGYADSEIGPWHTRRPTVPINRTQTLLVKMGMTAGLSVLATSLIMVATIAVLGMDAPHQALLWLFSICACLTVGLGAQAINAAFGGIGQLVSMFVFIALALPSSGATVPLEATPGFYHFLAAFEPMRQVVGGVRSILYFDARADAGLTRGWIMIAVGFVVALVFGFAMTGYYDRKGLARMVPQPG; translated from the coding sequence ATGGCAACCGGGTTCCCCGCACGCGCCCCCGGGCCGGACGCGTCCGCCGGACGCGTGCTGCGTCGCTGGAAACTGTGGATCGCCCCAGGGGTGTTGAGCGCCCTGGCGGTCCTGCTGCTGTCGCTGCTCTACATGGGTGGCATCCTCACCCCCACCAGCAGCCTGCACCGGCTGCCGATCGCCCTGGTGGACGCGGACACCGGCGCTCCGCTGCCGGGTCAGGCCACTGATCTCGGGGCCCAGGTCAGCGCTGCCATCCTGGGATCGAGCCCGGCCGGGCAGGTGCAGTGGCGGCAGGTCGGCGCCGCCGAGGCGCAGGACCAGCTGGCGTCCGGCAGGGTCTACGGGGCGCTGCTGATCCCGCCCGGATTCACCGCCGAGGTAGCCCGACTGACGACCGGTCAGGCAACGGTGCGGCCGACGCTGACGGTGCTGACCAACCCCGGCTCGGGCAGCCTGGGCTCCTCGCTGGCCAGCCAGATCACCCAGAAGGCGGCCGGGCAGGCGTCGGCGGCCATCGGGAAGCAGCTGAGCACCTCGCCCGCACTGGCGGGGGCGGACGCCACCACCCGGCTGCTGCTGGCGGATCCGGTCGCGGTCGTGACCACGGTCGGGCACCCCATCGGCGCCCACAGCGGCCTGGGGCTGACTGCGTTCTACTACACGCTGCTGCTGGTGCTGGGCGGTTTCATCAGCGCCAACGTGGTGCACAGCGCGGTGGACACCTCGCTCGGCTACGCGGACAGCGAGATCGGCCCCTGGCACACCCGGCGGCCCACCGTGCCGATCAACCGGACGCAGACGCTGCTGGTGAAGATGGGCATGACGGCGGGCCTGTCGGTGCTGGCGACGTCCCTGATCATGGTGGCGACCATCGCCGTGCTGGGCATGGACGCCCCGCACCAGGCGCTGCTGTGGCTGTTCTCGATCTGCGCCTGCCTGACGGTCGGGCTGGGCGCCCAGGCCATCAATGCCGCCTTCGGCGGGATCGGGCAGCTGGTGTCGATGTTCGTGTTCATCGCGCTGGCGCTGCCCTCCTCCGGGGCCACGGTGCCGCTGGAGGCCACCCCCGGCTTCTACCACTTCCTCGCGGCCTTCGAGCCCATGCGGCAGGTGGTCGGCGGCGTCCGGTCGATCCTCTACTTCGACGCGCGCGCCGACGCCGGCCTCACCCGGGGCTGGATCATGATCGCGGTCGGTTTCGTGGTCGCGCTCGTCTTCGGCTTTGCGATGACCGGCTACTACGACCGCAAGGGCCTGGCCCGGATGGTGCCGCAACCCGGCTGA
- the htpG gene encoding molecular chaperone HtpG translates to MATETFEFQVEARQLLQMVIHSIYSNKDVFLRELISNASDALDKVRLEALRDQDLGADVSDLHIEIEADRETRTLIVRDNGIGMSYDEVIQLIGTIANSGTAKFVKELKGAKDEATAEGLIGQFGVGFYSSFMVADEVELLTRRAGESEGTRWTSSGEGTYTLERVEEAPQGTTVTLRLRPADTEDQLHDYTAPWKIREIVKRYSDFITWPIRMAAPTPPPAAEGEAEEADAAPREPETLNSMKALWARSRDEVTDDEYHELYKHISHDWNDPLETIRLQAEGTFEYQALLFVPAHAPHDLFSQGYQRGIQLYVKRVFVMDDCEALMPPYLRFVKGVVDAQDLSLNVSREILQQDRQIQLMRRRLAKKVLSTVKEMMTGSPERYATLWGEFGRVLKEGLLSDDDNRETILAVSSFASTHAPEAPTTLKQYVERMKEGQEHIFYLTGESRQVIENSPHMEAFRAKGVEVLLLTDPVDEVWVEAVTGFEGKELRSVAKGEVPLGAEEEQEKGEEREQRRQEYAELLSWMGGQLGEDVKEVRLSARLTVSPSCLVSDTHDATPALENLYRAMGQEIPHSKRILELNADHPLVSGLNKAHGERADEPALAETAELLYGMALLAEGGQLADPSRFIKLVAERAERAL, encoded by the coding sequence CACATCGAGATCGAGGCGGACCGGGAGACGCGCACCCTGATCGTGCGCGACAACGGCATCGGCATGTCGTACGACGAGGTCATCCAGCTCATCGGCACCATCGCCAACTCGGGCACCGCCAAGTTCGTCAAGGAGCTGAAGGGCGCCAAGGACGAGGCCACCGCCGAGGGCCTGATCGGGCAGTTCGGCGTCGGCTTCTACTCCAGCTTCATGGTGGCCGACGAGGTCGAGCTGCTCACCCGGCGGGCCGGCGAGAGCGAGGGCACCCGCTGGACCTCCAGCGGCGAGGGCACCTACACCCTGGAACGGGTCGAGGAGGCCCCGCAGGGCACCACCGTGACCCTGCGGCTGCGCCCGGCCGACACCGAGGACCAGCTGCACGACTACACCGCGCCCTGGAAGATCCGCGAGATCGTCAAGCGGTACTCGGACTTCATCACCTGGCCGATCCGGATGGCCGCGCCGACCCCGCCGCCCGCCGCCGAGGGCGAGGCCGAGGAGGCGGACGCCGCCCCCCGCGAGCCGGAGACCCTCAACTCCATGAAGGCGCTCTGGGCCCGCTCGCGCGACGAGGTCACCGACGACGAGTACCACGAGCTGTACAAGCACATCAGCCACGACTGGAACGACCCGCTGGAGACCATCCGGCTGCAGGCCGAGGGCACCTTCGAGTACCAGGCGCTGCTGTTCGTCCCGGCGCACGCGCCGCACGACCTGTTCAGCCAGGGCTACCAGCGCGGCATCCAGCTGTACGTCAAGCGCGTCTTCGTGATGGACGACTGCGAGGCGCTGATGCCGCCGTACCTGCGCTTCGTGAAGGGCGTGGTGGACGCGCAGGACCTCTCGCTCAACGTCTCCCGGGAGATCCTGCAGCAGGACCGCCAGATCCAGCTGATGCGCCGGCGCCTGGCCAAGAAGGTGCTCTCCACGGTCAAGGAGATGATGACCGGCTCGCCCGAGCGCTACGCCACGCTGTGGGGCGAGTTCGGCCGGGTCCTCAAGGAGGGCCTGTTGAGCGACGACGACAACCGCGAGACCATCCTCGCCGTCTCCTCCTTCGCCTCCACCCACGCCCCGGAGGCGCCGACCACGCTCAAGCAGTACGTCGAGCGGATGAAGGAGGGCCAGGAGCACATCTTCTACCTGACCGGCGAGTCCCGGCAGGTCATCGAGAACTCCCCGCACATGGAGGCGTTCCGGGCCAAGGGCGTCGAGGTGCTGCTGCTCACCGACCCCGTCGACGAGGTGTGGGTCGAGGCGGTCACCGGCTTCGAGGGCAAGGAGCTGCGCTCGGTCGCCAAGGGTGAGGTCCCGCTGGGCGCGGAGGAGGAGCAGGAGAAGGGCGAGGAGCGCGAGCAGCGCCGCCAGGAGTACGCCGAGCTGCTCAGCTGGATGGGCGGACAGCTGGGCGAGGACGTCAAGGAGGTGCGGCTCTCCGCTCGCCTGACCGTCTCGCCCTCCTGCCTGGTGTCGGACACCCACGACGCGACCCCGGCCCTGGAGAACCTCTACCGCGCCATGGGGCAGGAGATCCCGCACAGCAAGCGCATCCTGGAGCTCAACGCCGACCACCCGCTGGTCAGCGGCCTGAACAAGGCGCACGGCGAGCGGGCGGACGAGCCGGCCCTGGCCGAGACCGCCGAACTGCTGTACGGCATGGCGCTGTTGGCCGAGGGCGGCCAGCTGGCCGACCCCTCGCGCTTCATCAAGCTGGTGGCGGAGCGCGCCGAGCGCGCCCTGTAA
- a CDS encoding TetR/AcrR family transcriptional regulator — protein sequence MSPERIRQLSTAEERRETVLRTAIGTFATRGYFGTTTTEVAREAGISQSYVYRLFPNKESLFVAVVEQCFRLVRSCLEQAAAEAPGSSPEAVLGAMGDSYARLITDSDLVLVQLHAQAAAVSEPAVRDAVRQGYARTVEYVRGASGGSEHQVQDFFARGMLCHLIVSMGADEVDAPWARTLTADIRHY from the coding sequence ATGAGTCCGGAACGCATCCGCCAGCTGTCCACCGCCGAGGAGCGCCGCGAGACCGTGCTGCGCACGGCGATCGGCACTTTCGCCACCCGCGGCTACTTCGGTACCACCACGACGGAGGTCGCCAGGGAGGCAGGCATCTCCCAGTCCTACGTCTACCGGCTGTTCCCCAACAAGGAATCGCTGTTCGTGGCCGTGGTCGAGCAGTGCTTCCGGCTGGTCCGCAGCTGCCTGGAGCAGGCAGCGGCCGAGGCCCCGGGCAGCAGCCCGGAGGCGGTGCTCGGCGCCATGGGCGACAGTTACGCCCGGCTGATCACCGACAGCGACCTGGTCCTGGTGCAGCTGCACGCGCAGGCGGCGGCGGTGTCCGAGCCGGCGGTGCGCGACGCCGTCCGGCAGGGCTACGCCCGCACGGTGGAGTACGTGCGCGGGGCCTCAGGCGGCAGCGAGCACCAGGTGCAGGACTTCTTCGCGCGCGGCATGCTGTGCCACCTGATCGTGTCCATGGGCGCGGACGAGGTGGACGCCCCCTGGGCGAGGACGCTGACGGCGGACATCCGGCACTACTGA
- a CDS encoding type 2 lanthipeptide synthetase LanM family protein: MPDPTPVGFEPVLDRLLEPASADLAARLGDVPGLEPSEQDAIREGAARALGASVLRKVNRVLLLELNAARVSGRLTAADPAARWDQWIAEACRPGFWEALTDHYPGLLRRLRAVIGNACDAALTTGVRFAEARDSLARLPGAGSGTLTGITFGAGDTHRGGQSVALLTTTTGQVVYKPRSVDVDTRLARLLDTVIAGHPAGTRIRVPQVLARPDHGWSEHVQHRYCADERELNAFYLGIGHWLAVMRLLGGSDLHAENVIAAGPVPVVVDCETLFTPHTAVVPSGYGRAVDRAAELLGDSVLRIGLLPGRGQALGWRGVDLSAVGSLPGQQPVLSMPVIVGLGTDEARMDYAQVPIAASRNHPSPDPVLHRYWDRVVEGFTGLTEELHRLDRSGHLAEPLAAFADCPVRVVVRATETSQELARMLWHPASLHDEPASVERARALLAGHAANASAAPGDLAVIKAEVADLLDGDVPVFTTTPREGRLTGPRGTGFGPARDLIADTLGRWRADDSVLDRQVIQGTLVSAYLNEGWLPDRKPMRPARVTAEQLDRRRRDQASAIVRRLRDAAIRADDGTVAWIAPVLDGTGWSIQPMANDLYGGLSGAAVLLAAYRFEAARGRADAVDGLDVLLADTLRTLRATEAQEERDRAGSMALRPDAPGGFVGLGSRIWAWLLLGRMDASGVEPEQALARALRLAGRLPEAVAADDALDLFRGMAGAVVPLLRLAQYSGEPRWSALADDTGTRLVRAADVRAADTGSAGGGGGGSAGAGTAGAGTARWGSPHFPDGVGGMAHGATGIGWALARLAAADTGVQEVTAAVGRTAEAAFAFEESTYDPALAGWIDLRAPGHTGAAWCHGAGGIGLAAVDLIRHGRDPDCGPDRHRDRWRDVLRRAAASCWADGVGWNHTLCHGDFGVWEVVDHALSAGVAPVGLDRPALDAHLISGLEEYGPISGLARDTFAPGLLPGVGGIAYQLLRMHPDSPLPSVLLPDPGHPTPL, translated from the coding sequence GTGCCTGATCCGACACCCGTCGGTTTCGAACCCGTGCTGGACCGCCTGCTGGAGCCGGCCTCTGCCGACCTGGCGGCCCGGCTCGGGGACGTCCCCGGGCTGGAACCGAGCGAGCAGGACGCCATCCGCGAGGGCGCGGCCCGCGCCCTCGGCGCGAGCGTGCTGCGCAAGGTCAACCGGGTGCTGCTGCTGGAACTCAACGCCGCCCGCGTCTCCGGACGGCTCACCGCCGCAGACCCCGCCGCGCGCTGGGACCAGTGGATCGCCGAAGCCTGCCGCCCCGGCTTCTGGGAGGCGCTGACCGACCACTACCCCGGCCTGCTCCGACGCCTGCGCGCGGTCATCGGCAACGCCTGCGACGCTGCGCTCACCACCGGCGTCCGCTTCGCCGAGGCCCGCGACTCGCTGGCGCGGCTGCCCGGCGCCGGAAGCGGCACGCTGACCGGCATCACCTTCGGCGCGGGCGACACCCACCGCGGCGGACAGAGCGTCGCCCTGCTCACCACCACGACCGGGCAGGTCGTCTACAAACCGCGCTCCGTCGACGTCGACACCCGGCTCGCCCGGCTGCTCGACACCGTCATTGCCGGACACCCGGCCGGTACCCGGATCCGGGTACCGCAGGTGCTGGCCCGGCCGGACCACGGCTGGTCCGAGCACGTCCAGCACCGCTACTGCGCGGACGAGCGCGAGCTGAACGCCTTCTACCTGGGCATCGGCCACTGGCTCGCGGTCATGCGCCTGCTCGGCGGCAGCGACCTGCACGCGGAGAACGTCATCGCGGCCGGCCCGGTGCCCGTGGTCGTGGACTGCGAGACCCTGTTCACCCCGCACACCGCCGTCGTCCCCTCCGGCTACGGCCGCGCCGTCGACCGCGCCGCCGAGCTCCTCGGCGACAGCGTGCTGCGCATCGGACTGCTGCCCGGACGCGGCCAGGCCCTGGGCTGGCGCGGCGTGGACCTCTCCGCCGTCGGCTCCCTGCCCGGCCAGCAGCCGGTCCTCTCCATGCCGGTCATCGTCGGCCTCGGCACCGACGAGGCCCGCATGGACTACGCGCAGGTGCCGATCGCCGCCTCCCGCAACCACCCGAGCCCCGATCCCGTCCTGCACCGCTACTGGGACCGGGTGGTCGAGGGCTTCACCGGGCTGACCGAGGAACTGCACCGGCTCGACCGCTCCGGGCACCTCGCCGAACCGCTGGCCGCCTTCGCCGACTGCCCGGTCCGGGTGGTGGTCCGGGCGACCGAGACCTCCCAGGAGCTCGCCCGGATGCTGTGGCACCCGGCCTCCCTGCACGACGAGCCCGCCTCGGTCGAGCGGGCCCGCGCGCTGCTGGCCGGACACGCCGCCAACGCCTCCGCCGCCCCCGGCGACCTGGCGGTGATCAAGGCCGAAGTCGCCGACCTGCTCGACGGCGACGTACCGGTCTTCACCACCACTCCGCGCGAGGGGCGGCTCACCGGCCCCCGGGGCACCGGCTTCGGACCCGCCCGCGACCTGATCGCCGACACCCTCGGACGCTGGCGCGCCGACGACTCCGTCCTGGACCGGCAGGTCATCCAGGGCACCCTGGTCAGCGCCTACCTCAACGAGGGCTGGCTGCCCGACCGCAAGCCGATGCGGCCCGCCCGCGTCACCGCCGAGCAGCTGGACCGGCGCCGACGCGACCAGGCGTCCGCCATCGTCCGTCGGCTGCGGGACGCCGCAATCCGCGCCGACGACGGCACCGTCGCCTGGATCGCACCGGTGCTCGACGGCACCGGCTGGTCCATCCAGCCCATGGCGAACGACCTGTACGGCGGCCTGTCCGGCGCGGCCGTCCTGCTCGCCGCCTACCGGTTCGAAGCCGCCCGGGGCCGGGCCGACGCCGTCGACGGCCTGGACGTCCTGCTCGCCGACACCCTGCGCACCCTGCGCGCGACCGAGGCCCAGGAGGAGCGCGACCGGGCCGGGAGCATGGCGCTGCGGCCCGACGCCCCCGGCGGCTTCGTCGGCCTCGGCTCACGCATCTGGGCCTGGCTGCTGCTGGGCCGCATGGACGCCAGTGGCGTCGAACCGGAGCAGGCGCTGGCCCGGGCGCTCCGCCTGGCCGGGCGCCTGCCCGAGGCGGTCGCGGCGGACGACGCCCTCGACCTGTTCCGGGGCATGGCCGGGGCCGTCGTCCCGCTGCTGCGGCTGGCCCAGTACTCCGGCGAGCCCCGCTGGTCGGCGCTGGCCGACGACACCGGCACCCGCCTGGTGCGCGCCGCCGACGTCCGCGCCGCCGACACCGGATCGGCCGGTGGCGGTGGCGGCGGGAGCGCCGGAGCCGGTACCGCCGGTGCCGGTACCGCCCGCTGGGGCAGCCCCCACTTCCCGGACGGCGTCGGCGGCATGGCGCACGGCGCGACCGGCATCGGCTGGGCGCTGGCGCGGCTGGCCGCTGCGGACACCGGCGTCCAGGAGGTGACCGCGGCCGTCGGCCGGACCGCCGAGGCGGCCTTCGCCTTCGAGGAGAGCACCTACGACCCGGCCCTGGCCGGCTGGATCGACCTGCGGGCCCCCGGCCACACCGGAGCCGCCTGGTGCCACGGCGCCGGAGGCATCGGCCTGGCCGCCGTCGACCTGATCCGGCACGGCCGCGACCCCGACTGCGGCCCCGACCGCCACCGCGACCGGTGGCGCGACGTGCTGCGCCGGGCCGCCGCCTCCTGCTGGGCCGACGGGGTCGGCTGGAACCACACCCTGTGCCACGGGGACTTCGGCGTCTGGGAGGTGGTCGACCACGCGCTCTCCGCCGGCGTGGCCCCGGTCGGCCTGGACCGTCCCGCCCTGGACGCGCACCTGATCAGCGGCCTGGAGGAGTACGGCCCGATCAGCGGCCTGGCCCGGGACACCTTCGCACCCGGCCTGCTGCCCGGCGTCGGCGGCATCGCCTACCAACTGCTGCGGATGCACCCGGACAGCCCACTCCCCTCGGTCCTGCTACCCGACCCCGGCCACCCCACCCCGCTCTGA
- a CDS encoding helix-turn-helix domain-containing protein yields the protein MTMNCESGQHGDHDVYTAQCPCRAMLDLLANKWSALAIGALEEGPRRFGELQRTLQGVSPKVLTQTLRRLEDSALLTRTVYPAVPLHVEYALTPLGRSAAVPLGLLRSWVEENLDRTAAAPCDPVAG from the coding sequence ATGACGATGAACTGCGAGTCCGGCCAGCACGGCGACCACGATGTCTACACCGCCCAGTGCCCCTGCCGCGCCATGCTGGACCTGCTGGCCAACAAGTGGTCCGCGCTGGCCATCGGCGCGCTCGAAGAGGGGCCGCGGCGCTTCGGCGAGCTGCAGCGGACGCTGCAGGGGGTCAGCCCCAAGGTGCTCACCCAGACCCTGCGCCGCCTGGAGGACTCCGCCCTGCTGACCCGCACCGTCTACCCCGCCGTGCCCCTGCACGTCGAGTACGCGCTCACCCCGCTGGGCCGCAGCGCCGCCGTCCCCCTCGGGCTGCTCCGCAGCTGGGTCGAGGAGAACCTCGACCGCACCGCAGCCGCCCCCTGCGACCCGGTGGCCGGCTGA
- a CDS encoding DUF6229 family protein, which produces MHTVLEEAELTVAAWRDGTADHSPAGPLFTSGAYAESELTASGAVRTIQCGTACSYSAGRECC; this is translated from the coding sequence ATGCACACCGTTCTTGAGGAAGCCGAGCTGACCGTCGCCGCGTGGCGCGACGGCACCGCCGACCACAGCCCGGCGGGCCCGCTGTTCACCAGCGGCGCGTACGCCGAGTCGGAGCTGACCGCGTCGGGCGCGGTACGCACCATCCAGTGCGGCACGGCGTGTTCGTACTCGGCGGGCCGCGAGTGCTGTTGA
- a CDS encoding TetR/AcrR family transcriptional regulator translates to MSTEAPEPGGRPTRGRPRSTDSELAILQAALDLLAEGTELGDISINAIAARAGAGKNTVYRRWPNKDALLVDALASLNRPVPAVTGANTRERMILVLSALVTRLQDVRATQIINGVMAAGLKYPQLRERYYADVIEPRREAMRQVVRAGIASGELRPDVDPDAIGNMLSGPLITRSIESSVPQGPAEEIAAELVDVILFGISRTPR, encoded by the coding sequence TTGTCGACTGAGGCACCGGAACCCGGCGGCCGCCCCACCCGGGGGCGGCCGCGCAGTACCGATTCCGAACTCGCCATCCTGCAGGCCGCGCTGGACCTGCTCGCCGAGGGCACCGAGCTGGGCGACATCAGCATCAACGCCATCGCGGCCCGCGCCGGAGCCGGCAAGAACACCGTCTACCGGCGCTGGCCCAACAAGGACGCGCTGCTGGTGGACGCGCTGGCCTCGCTCAACCGGCCGGTCCCCGCCGTCACCGGGGCGAACACCCGGGAGAGGATGATCCTGGTGCTGAGCGCGCTGGTCACCCGGCTCCAGGACGTCCGGGCCACCCAGATCATCAACGGGGTGATGGCCGCCGGGCTGAAGTACCCGCAGCTGCGCGAACGCTACTACGCCGACGTGATCGAGCCGCGCCGGGAGGCGATGCGCCAGGTGGTCCGCGCCGGGATCGCCAGCGGGGAGCTGCGCCCGGACGTCGATCCGGACGCCATCGGCAACATGCTGTCCGGGCCGCTGATCACCCGCTCCATCGAGAGCTCGGTGCCCCAGGGCCCGGCCGAGGAGATCGCCGCCGAGCTGGTCGACGTGATCCTCTTCGGGATCTCCCGTACCCCGCGCTGA
- a CDS encoding MFS transporter: MTTPAVDPTVHKRRWMILGVLVLSLLVVVLDSSILNVALKTIADPVKGLGASETDLEWATNAYTLAFAGLLFTWGVLGDRIGRKKLLLLGMTVFGIASLASAYSQTPGELIGARILMGVGGAAVMPTTLAIISNVFEPKERAKAIGIWSGAVGIAIAIGPITGGVLLQHFWWGSVFLVNIPIVVLAVALMVFLVPDSKNPRPGKFDPVGVPLSIAGITAFVYGIIRAGDIGWLKPEALGIIALGVLLLVLFVLWERRTDHPALNVKLFRHRSFSAAVAVVGLVFFALMGMTFFLSFYMQAVRGFSPLKCGVLLIPLAVAQLIFSSRSAGLVKRLGHKAVTATGMALVTLALGYYAFVGTGTPIWRLEIALFAMGMGMANVMPPATAAVMASVPREKAGEGSAINNTVRQVGGALGVAVLGSILTSAYRSQITPVLNSVPQLHSSPGTVKNLSGSITATQAFVEKVGPRAEPLLRPANDAFVHAMHLAVYGSVTVGALGVLIALLWLPGRNALAHGAPGAAGVPAQTRADEKVPVVD; encoded by the coding sequence ATGACCACACCCGCAGTCGATCCCACGGTGCACAAGCGCCGCTGGATGATCCTGGGCGTCCTGGTGCTGAGCCTGCTGGTCGTCGTCCTCGACTCCAGCATCCTCAACGTCGCCCTCAAGACCATCGCCGACCCGGTGAAGGGCCTCGGCGCGTCCGAGACCGACCTGGAATGGGCGACCAACGCCTACACCCTGGCCTTCGCCGGGCTGCTGTTCACCTGGGGCGTCCTGGGCGACCGGATCGGCCGCAAGAAGCTGCTGCTGCTCGGCATGACGGTGTTCGGCATCGCCTCGCTGGCCTCTGCCTACTCGCAGACGCCGGGCGAGCTGATCGGCGCGCGCATCCTGATGGGCGTCGGCGGCGCGGCGGTCATGCCCACCACGCTGGCCATCATCTCCAACGTGTTCGAGCCCAAGGAGCGGGCCAAGGCCATCGGCATCTGGTCCGGCGCCGTCGGCATCGCCATCGCCATCGGCCCGATCACCGGCGGCGTCCTGCTCCAGCACTTCTGGTGGGGCTCGGTCTTCCTGGTCAACATCCCGATCGTGGTGCTCGCCGTCGCGCTGATGGTCTTCCTCGTCCCGGACTCCAAGAACCCCAGGCCGGGCAAGTTCGACCCGGTCGGCGTGCCGCTGTCCATCGCCGGAATCACCGCCTTCGTCTACGGCATCATCCGGGCCGGCGACATCGGCTGGCTCAAGCCCGAGGCGCTCGGCATCATCGCCCTCGGCGTGCTGCTGCTGGTGCTGTTCGTGCTGTGGGAGCGCCGCACCGACCACCCCGCGCTCAACGTCAAGCTGTTCCGGCACCGGAGCTTCTCCGCCGCCGTGGCCGTCGTCGGCCTGGTCTTCTTCGCCCTGATGGGCATGACCTTCTTCCTCTCGTTCTACATGCAGGCCGTGCGCGGCTTCTCGCCGCTGAAGTGCGGTGTGCTGCTGATCCCGCTGGCGGTGGCCCAGCTGATCTTCTCCTCGCGCAGCGCCGGTCTGGTCAAGCGCCTGGGCCACAAGGCGGTCACCGCCACCGGCATGGCCCTGGTCACGCTCGCCCTGGGCTACTACGCCTTCGTCGGCACCGGCACCCCGATCTGGCGCCTGGAGATCGCCCTGTTCGCCATGGGCATGGGCATGGCCAACGTGATGCCGCCGGCCACCGCCGCGGTGATGGCCTCGGTGCCGCGCGAGAAGGCCGGTGAGGGCTCGGCCATCAACAACACCGTCCGCCAGGTCGGCGGCGCGCTGGGGGTCGCGGTCCTCGGATCGATCCTCACCTCCGCCTACCGCAGCCAGATCACCCCCGTGCTCAACTCCGTGCCGCAGCTGCACTCGAGCCCGGGCACGGTCAAGAACCTCTCCGGCTCGATCACCGCCACCCAGGCGTTCGTGGAGAAGGTCGGCCCCCGCGCCGAGCCGCTGCTCCGGCCCGCGAACGACGCCTTCGTCCACGCCATGCACCTGGCCGTGTACGGCTCGGTCACGGTCGGAGCGCTGGGCGTGCTGATCGCCCTGCTCTGGCTCCCCGGCCGCAACGCCCTGGCCCACGGCGCCCCGGGCGCGGCAGGCGTCCCCGCGCAGACGCGGGCCGACGAGAAGGTGCCCGTTGTCGACTGA